Sequence from the Cenarchaeum symbiont of Oopsacas minuta genome:
CATCCATGAATAATTTAGTTTTATCTTTTCTTTTTTTATCTCCATCTTTTATTTTACCAAAGGATAATTTATGAAAGTTTTCGAGTTTGTTTTTTGGTTTACCTAGATTGTATTTATTTCCAGTATCAAAATTAAGATGTAAATCTGTTAATTTCTCCCCAATATTACTAAATTTCCAAAAATTTGGAACAAATGGGATGTGTGGAAATTCTCTAGAAAGATTATTTGCAAACTTTTTCTTATATATAGAATGATGCAATAAACCATAAACATGATAGAATATGTCTTTTTTTGTTATCTTTTTGTTGTTATAATATTTCCGATATTCTTGTAATGCATAATCGGTAATATTGAGTTTTTTATCTTTTTCATTTTCGTATACATATAATGGAAAACATTGTGACTGTTCAATTATGTGAAGATCAGGTGTTACGTCTGTAATTATTGTCGAGAACATTCCAATTTTACCTTTATCAGGTATACAAATAACAAGATTTTTAGAATAATCGTTTGGAAAAAAGTCAGGTATTCTATATACACTATTATTATAAACTCTATCAAAATACACATATTGTTTAAAAAAAGGTCTATACAATGAAATTCTTATACTATTATTATCAAATAGTGGTTTATGTTTTTTTAATCTAGATATTAAATCTTCAGACCATTTAGCTTTCTTTGTGTTTTTAACTGGATTGTTTATATTGTGACTATTGCAGTAATCAATATGTAATTTCATATTTTTTGCAACTATATCACTAGATGAATTGTATACCCATACATCACGACTCGTTGCAATTCCACGAGAATATAATTTGAAAATGGCAGTATCTCCACCATATTTTGTATCTTTATTACCCATAGGTAAATATTCAGTGAATTTACTTAAACGTTGGTTTATCCAATCATTATGTTTATCAGGTTTTATTATTTGCCAATTTTTGATGTTTTGTATAGATTTTGTGTTTTTTATAATTTTTAATTTTTCTTCTCTTGTAATATAATCTCCAATATCACTATATTTTATAACACATTCTCTATTTTTTGTTGTTTTTACCAATAGGATTATTGNGATGTATGCCGTGCGTATATTACACTTGATCTTTTTGTCAATATACACAAGGTTTAATCTGAATTCTTTATCTGTTTAATTTGTTTCAAGAATTCTGTGGTATTTGCAAAATAATTTGGATATGCTTTTTTTAATTCTTGAATTCTGTTTATACCGACAAGTACAACATCCGTAGCATTATCATTCTTTTCAGCACTTGCATAATCCTCTATCGCATGCTCCATATCTTTTTTAGAGTATGATTTCACTTTTATACTCTGTTTATCTACATTTAATTCCAATAAAAAAAATGTTCTACCTTTTCGATGTGGAATGCTTTCTACTAGATTTGCCCAATTTTCCATTTTTTTTATCACATTCAATCGTTTTTCGAGTTTATTGATTTTGGAATATAATTTATTTTCGTTAGATGGCGTGTTTGGAACTAGAGTAGTTTTTTCCATAATTGCAAATGCGGAACTTACTAATTTAAAAAAATCACGCCAATCTTGTTCACCATTATTGGATTTTAAAGATTGTTTTGTAAAAAGATCAACGGTTTCTACAGCAGTTGCCCACAAATGTTGCAATTTAGTTCGTAGTTGAATTTCAACTAAAAATCCATTATAAAATTTATTGATCATAGTTGTGGTGTTATGGCGATATATCAAATGTATGCTTCGATAGCCATCATCTTTTGGATTTTCGATATAATCATATTCTTTAATTTTCAGATGATTGATTTTTTCATCAATTTCACATCTCATCTGATTCATTAGTTCTAGATCCGCCAACACTAATCTGCATCCAGCTA
This genomic interval carries:
- a CDS encoding helicase, which produces MVKTTKNRECVIKYSDIGDYITREEKLKIIKNTKSIQNIKNWQIIKPDKHNDWINQRLSKFTEYLPMGNKDTKYGGDTAIFKLYSRGIATSRDVWVYNSSSDIVAKNMKLHIDYCNSHNINNPVKNTKKAKWSEDLISRLKKHKPLFDNNSIRISLYRPFFKQYVYFDRVYNNSVYRIPDFFPNDYSKNLVICIPDKGKIGMFSTIITDVTPDLHIIEQSQCFPLYVYENEKDKKLNITDYALQEYRKYYNNKKITKKDIFYHVYGLLHHSIYKKKFANNLSREFPHIPFVPNFWKFSNIGEKLTDLHLNFDTGNKYNLGKPKNKLENFHKLSFGKIKDGDKKRKDKTKLFMD
- a CDS encoding RelA/SpoT protein is translated as MSEHPKHSKNKINRAGLWLTDEHTSSQDIVNAIKILNEWRTLHINTLDLFKRKLDELSTNLRINTKTSTVYRLKRRFSIINKLKRSYAENGEHMKLTRMQDIAGCRLVLADLELMNQMRCEIDEKINHLKIKEYDYIENPKDDGYRSIHLIYRHNTTTMINKFYNGFLVEIQLRTKLQHLWATAVETVDLFTKQSLKSNNGEQDWRDFFKLVSSAFAIMEKTTLVPNTPSNENKLYSKINKLEKRLNVIKKMENWANLVESIPHRKGRTFFLLELNVDKQSIKVKSYSKKDMEHAIEDYASAEKNDNATDVVLVGINRIQELKKAYPNYFANTTEFLKQIKQIKNSD